In Schaalia sp. JY-X169, the following are encoded in one genomic region:
- a CDS encoding 3-isopropylmalate dehydrogenase, which produces MSKDRSALRVAVIAGDGIGQEVTAEAVRVLQAALVDSDRTLVLADFDLGANRYLADGHILDEDDLAQLAEFDSILLGAVGDPRVTPGVLERGLLLKLRFAFDHYVNLRPSKHYPGVASPLRDPEGIDFVVVREGTEGLYVGNGGAVRVGTPQEIATEVSVNTAFAADRLLRYAFALADSRPAKHLTLVHKMNVLVHAGSLWKRQADAIALEFPQVSVDYQHIDAITIHLLNKPQSFDVIATDNLFGDIITDEAGAITGGIGLAASGNINPGGTFPSMFEPVHGSAPDIAGQGIADPIAAIASVVLLLENAGLQAQADRVQRAIDADMAWRAEHPDLARERGTKDVGAAVLAKLS; this is translated from the coding sequence GTGAGTAAGGATCGTTCCGCCCTCCGCGTCGCCGTCATTGCCGGGGATGGTATCGGGCAAGAGGTGACTGCGGAGGCGGTCCGTGTTCTTCAGGCCGCGTTGGTTGATAGCGACCGCACCCTGGTGCTGGCCGACTTTGATTTGGGCGCCAACCGCTACCTGGCGGATGGGCACATTTTGGACGAGGACGATCTGGCTCAACTGGCCGAGTTTGACTCGATTCTGCTCGGTGCGGTGGGGGATCCTCGGGTCACGCCGGGCGTCCTCGAACGCGGTTTGCTGCTCAAGTTGCGGTTCGCTTTTGATCACTACGTCAACCTGCGCCCTTCCAAGCACTACCCGGGTGTGGCGTCGCCGCTAAGGGACCCTGAGGGCATCGATTTTGTCGTGGTGCGTGAGGGGACCGAGGGGCTCTACGTCGGCAACGGCGGGGCGGTGCGGGTTGGAACTCCACAGGAGATCGCCACCGAGGTGTCGGTTAATACTGCGTTCGCAGCCGACCGTCTGCTGCGCTACGCGTTCGCCCTCGCTGACTCGCGCCCGGCGAAGCACCTGACTCTGGTGCACAAGATGAACGTCCTCGTCCATGCCGGTTCCCTGTGGAAGCGGCAGGCGGACGCGATTGCGCTGGAGTTCCCGCAGGTCAGCGTGGATTACCAGCACATTGACGCCATCACAATCCACCTGCTCAATAAGCCGCAGAGTTTTGATGTCATCGCAACCGACAACCTGTTCGGGGACATCATTACGGACGAGGCCGGGGCGATCACCGGTGGGATTGGTCTTGCGGCCTCGGGCAATATTAATCCGGGCGGCACGTTCCCTTCCATGTTTGAGCCGGTCCACGGCTCAGCGCCTGACATCGCGGGGCAGGGGATAGCGGATCCGATCGCCGCGATTGCTTCAGTGGTCCTGCTGCTGGAGAACGCGGGCTTGCAGGCACAGGCGGACCGTGTGCAGCGGGCAATCGATGCGGATATGGCGTGGCGGGCGGAGCATCCCGACCTGGCGCGCGAACGTGGGACCAAGGACGTCGGCGCAGCGGTCCTTGCAAAACTAAGCTAA
- the ilvC gene encoding ketol-acid reductoisomerase: MAKVYYENDADLDLIRAKKVAIIGYGSQGHAHALNLRDSGVDVVVGLRAGSASWAKAEAAGLQVAEVADAVAQGDVVMILVPDQYQRTVYAEQIAPNLKPDGALFFAHGFNIRYGYIEADAAHDICMVAPKGPGHKVRESYVDGQGIPAIVAVEQDADGQAWPLALSYAKAIGATRAGAIQTTFTEETETDLFGEQAVLCGGVSKLIQYGFETLTEAGYQPEIAYFEVLHEMKLIVDLIWEGGITKQRWSISDTAEYGDYVSGPRVIGPQVKEAMQDVLADIQDGTFARRFIADQDNGGQEFKALRAEGESHPIEATGKKLRASFGWTQEDSDYKDGSAAR, encoded by the coding sequence GTGGCAAAGGTTTACTACGAAAACGACGCCGACCTGGACCTGATTCGTGCCAAGAAGGTTGCGATTATTGGCTACGGCTCACAGGGACACGCACACGCACTGAACCTGCGTGATTCGGGTGTTGACGTTGTGGTCGGGCTGCGCGCGGGCTCCGCGTCGTGGGCGAAGGCCGAGGCCGCTGGCCTGCAGGTTGCAGAGGTCGCCGACGCTGTCGCCCAGGGTGATGTCGTCATGATCCTGGTGCCAGACCAGTACCAGCGCACTGTTTACGCCGAGCAGATTGCCCCGAACCTGAAGCCGGATGGCGCCCTGTTCTTTGCTCACGGTTTCAACATTCGCTACGGCTACATCGAGGCCGATGCCGCCCACGACATCTGCATGGTTGCCCCGAAGGGCCCGGGTCACAAGGTTCGCGAATCCTACGTTGACGGCCAGGGCATTCCCGCCATTGTTGCCGTTGAGCAAGATGCTGACGGCCAGGCTTGGCCGCTGGCCCTGTCGTACGCCAAAGCAATTGGCGCGACGCGCGCCGGCGCCATCCAGACCACCTTCACGGAAGAGACTGAAACCGACCTCTTCGGTGAGCAGGCCGTCCTTTGTGGTGGCGTGTCGAAGCTGATCCAGTACGGCTTTGAGACGTTGACCGAGGCCGGCTACCAGCCCGAGATCGCCTACTTTGAGGTCCTTCACGAAATGAAGCTGATTGTCGACCTCATTTGGGAGGGCGGCATCACCAAGCAGCGCTGGTCGATCTCTGACACCGCCGAGTACGGCGACTACGTGTCCGGCCCCCGCGTCATTGGCCCGCAGGTCAAAGAGGCAATGCAGGACGTCCTCGCCGACATCCAGGACGGCACTTTCGCTAGGCGTTTCATCGCCGACCAGGACAACGGTGGTCAGGAATTCAAGGCCCTGCGCGCCGAGGGCGAGTCGCACCCCATCGAAGCCACCGGCAAGAAGTTGCGCGCCTCCTTCGGTTGGACGCAGGAAGATTCCGACTACAAAGATGGATCTGCTGCCAGGTGA
- the ilvN gene encoding acetolactate synthase small subunit, protein MAEHLHTLTVLVENKPGVLTRVAGLFARRAFNIKSLTVGETEKSGISRMTIIVDAQDQPLEQVIKQLNKLVNVLKVVELPEDESVERRMLLLKVRADDETRTAVLQIVDLFRAHVIHVAPKTVIIESVGTRGKLEALLESLEPYGVKEIVQSGAVALSRSPRSLTDQIKEK, encoded by the coding sequence ATGGCTGAACATTTGCACACCCTGACAGTTCTGGTAGAGAACAAGCCTGGCGTTCTGACACGCGTCGCCGGCCTGTTTGCTCGCCGGGCGTTCAACATCAAGTCTCTGACGGTGGGGGAGACGGAGAAGTCCGGTATTTCCCGCATGACAATCATCGTTGACGCGCAAGACCAGCCCCTTGAGCAGGTCATCAAGCAGCTCAACAAACTCGTCAACGTCCTCAAAGTGGTTGAGTTGCCCGAGGACGAAAGCGTGGAGCGGCGCATGCTTCTGCTCAAAGTTCGCGCGGATGATGAGACCCGCACGGCCGTCTTGCAGATCGTTGACCTGTTCCGCGCTCACGTCATCCACGTTGCCCCCAAGACCGTCATCATTGAGTCCGTGGGCACGCGCGGCAAGTTGGAAGCGCTGCTGGAGAGCCTCGAGCCCTACGGCGTGAAAGAAATTGTTCAATCAGGTGCGGTGGCGCTCAGCCGCAGCCCACGGTCTTTGACCGACCAAATTAAGGAGAAATAG
- a CDS encoding acetolactate synthase large subunit produces the protein MTGAEAIIRSLEELGVKEVFGMPGGAILPTYDPLMDSSIRHILIRHEQGAGHAAEGFAITSGRVGCAIVTSGPAAMNVMTALADANLDSVPIVIITGQVGSALIGTDAFQEADVVGASMPISKHSFLVTNPQDIPSRIAEAFHIASTGRPGPVLVDITKDAQAAQMQFSWPPAFDIPGYRVPGKPSQKQIRAAAAAINDSNAPVLYVGGGVIRSGASADLMELVNLTDAPVVTTLPARGAIPDSDPHNLGMPGMHGTVAAVGALQRADLVIALGARFDDRVTGRLDTFAPRAKVIHVDIDAAEIGKNREADVPIVGDLKAVIEALNETLPSVLSPTYKDDLSGWWRYLDRLRDSYPLGWIDTADGLMAPQYVLERLSELSGPDAIYATGVGQHQMWAAQFLKIEKPRHFVTSAGLGTMGYGLPAGIGAKVANPDNVVWIVDGDGSLQMTLQEFATAVTNNIPVKVALINNTVLGMVRQWQNLFYGERYSNTDLNVGVERQVPDFVALAEAYSMPARRVEVAEDVDEAINWALSINDRPVLLDFRVSKDAMVWPMVAAGVSNDDIRFARGMAPIWDEDE, from the coding sequence ATGACCGGAGCGGAAGCCATCATCCGCTCCCTCGAGGAGCTGGGGGTGAAGGAAGTATTCGGCATGCCAGGAGGCGCCATTCTTCCCACCTACGACCCGCTCATGGATTCAAGCATCCGCCACATCCTGATTCGACATGAACAGGGGGCGGGGCACGCGGCCGAGGGTTTCGCTATCACTAGTGGACGGGTTGGGTGCGCAATCGTCACCTCGGGCCCGGCGGCTATGAACGTGATGACGGCCCTGGCCGATGCCAACCTTGACTCGGTTCCAATCGTCATCATCACCGGACAGGTTGGTTCCGCACTGATTGGCACTGACGCCTTCCAGGAGGCCGACGTGGTTGGGGCTTCGATGCCGATCTCCAAGCACTCATTCCTTGTGACAAACCCTCAGGACATTCCCTCGCGGATCGCCGAAGCGTTCCACATTGCTTCAACGGGTCGCCCCGGTCCCGTCCTCGTTGACATCACCAAGGATGCCCAGGCAGCACAGATGCAGTTCTCCTGGCCGCCTGCATTCGACATTCCTGGCTACAGAGTGCCCGGGAAGCCCTCCCAGAAGCAGATTAGGGCAGCGGCGGCGGCAATCAACGACTCAAACGCCCCCGTGCTCTATGTCGGTGGCGGCGTGATTCGCAGTGGCGCATCCGCTGACTTGATGGAGCTGGTCAACCTCACCGACGCTCCGGTTGTCACAACCCTTCCTGCTCGCGGCGCCATTCCAGACAGCGACCCCCACAACCTAGGAATGCCCGGCATGCACGGCACGGTTGCCGCCGTTGGTGCGCTGCAGCGTGCCGATCTGGTGATTGCACTCGGTGCCAGGTTTGACGATCGCGTGACAGGACGTCTGGACACATTCGCACCCCGTGCCAAAGTGATCCACGTCGACATTGACGCCGCTGAGATCGGCAAGAATCGTGAAGCAGACGTGCCGATCGTTGGCGACTTGAAGGCCGTCATTGAGGCACTCAATGAGACCCTCCCCAGCGTGCTGTCCCCGACCTACAAGGATGACCTCTCCGGTTGGTGGCGCTACCTGGATCGCCTCCGTGACTCCTACCCGCTGGGATGGATCGATACGGCAGACGGCCTGATGGCGCCGCAGTACGTCCTCGAACGGCTTTCTGAACTGTCAGGACCGGACGCCATTTACGCGACCGGCGTGGGTCAGCACCAGATGTGGGCGGCGCAGTTCTTGAAGATTGAGAAGCCGCGCCATTTCGTGACTTCCGCGGGGCTTGGCACCATGGGTTACGGTCTACCAGCGGGCATCGGCGCGAAGGTTGCCAACCCCGACAACGTGGTGTGGATCGTTGACGGCGACGGATCCCTGCAGATGACACTGCAAGAGTTCGCAACGGCGGTCACCAACAACATTCCAGTCAAGGTCGCCCTCATCAACAACACCGTCCTCGGCATGGTGCGCCAGTGGCAGAACCTGTTCTATGGGGAACGCTACTCAAACACCGACCTCAACGTCGGGGTGGAACGTCAGGTGCCTGACTTTGTCGCGCTGGCGGAGGCATACTCAATGCCTGCCCGCCGCGTTGAGGTGGCCGAGGACGTAGATGAAGCGATCAACTGGGCCCTGTCCATCAATGATCGCCCCGTACTTCTTGATTTCCGTGTCTCTAAGGATGCGATGGTGTGGCCGATGGTCGCAGCCGGCGTTTCCAATGATGACATTCGCTTCGCGCGGGGAATGGCGCCAATCTGGGATGAGGACGAGTGA
- a CDS encoding aspartate:alanine exchanger family transporter yields MTGVFEYLAEQPVLVLFLLIGVGMAFGHIKIKGIGLGPAAVLFSAIILAAWAGELGVELVLPPAIGTLGLVLFAFAIGINSGNSFFHNLKTAVGPLLTMVVLFIIAAGVGYGVGIYVFDLDPAVVAGTFAGALTNTPALAAAGDASGNPGQATVGYSIAYIFGVIGMIGASLAALAYSKTDKDAPTPIANRTVRVERTDHPFIGDLYEKMGGKVTFSRLRRGEVGPITRPSMSDTLDPGDLITVVGPTELVAKTAKELGHGSSHSLMRDRSYLDFRRITVSDPKVAGRTIGSLDLAQQYSATVSRVRRGDVDLIGEPGLVLQQGDRVRVVAPTSKMVQITKFFGDSARGLSDINPIAMGLGMALGIFIGHIAIPVGGSSFSIGAAAGTLIIGLIFGKLGRIGPFVTAVPFTACQVLIELGLLIFLAQAGTVAGGQIMEAFRGGSWVKILALGIIITLIMAIGLYVTMRWIFRMGGTRLSGLLGGAQTQPAVLAFANTRTGDDPRVALGYALVYPVAMVAKILIAQVLGGL; encoded by the coding sequence TTGACTGGCGTCTTTGAATATCTTGCGGAACAGCCTGTGCTGGTCCTCTTCCTTCTAATTGGTGTTGGCATGGCATTCGGTCATATCAAGATCAAAGGCATCGGGCTTGGGCCCGCAGCCGTCCTTTTCAGCGCAATCATCCTGGCTGCCTGGGCTGGCGAGCTAGGCGTTGAACTGGTTCTCCCCCCAGCTATTGGCACGCTTGGACTAGTTCTATTTGCCTTTGCTATAGGTATCAACTCTGGCAACTCCTTCTTCCATAACCTGAAGACTGCAGTTGGGCCGCTCCTGACCATGGTGGTTCTGTTTATCATCGCGGCCGGCGTTGGCTACGGGGTTGGTATTTATGTCTTCGACCTCGACCCGGCCGTTGTTGCAGGAACCTTCGCAGGCGCCCTCACGAACACCCCGGCGTTGGCTGCGGCGGGTGATGCTTCAGGTAACCCCGGGCAGGCAACAGTTGGCTACTCGATTGCCTACATCTTTGGTGTCATTGGCATGATCGGTGCGAGCCTTGCCGCACTGGCCTACTCCAAAACGGACAAGGATGCCCCCACCCCCATCGCGAACCGTACCGTGCGCGTGGAACGCACGGATCACCCCTTCATCGGTGACCTTTACGAAAAGATGGGTGGCAAGGTCACCTTCTCACGCCTGCGCCGCGGCGAAGTCGGACCTATTACTCGTCCTTCAATGTCTGACACCCTGGATCCCGGCGACTTGATCACCGTTGTTGGACCTACCGAACTGGTGGCAAAAACCGCCAAAGAACTGGGACATGGCTCAAGCCATTCACTGATGCGTGACCGTTCCTACCTGGACTTCCGCCGCATCACCGTCTCGGACCCCAAGGTTGCGGGTCGCACAATTGGCAGCCTCGACCTGGCTCAGCAGTACTCAGCCACCGTCTCTCGCGTTCGCCGTGGTGACGTTGACCTGATCGGTGAGCCCGGCCTCGTCCTCCAACAGGGTGACCGCGTTCGTGTCGTTGCCCCGACCTCCAAAATGGTACAGATCACCAAGTTCTTTGGTGACTCGGCGCGCGGTCTTTCAGACATCAACCCAATCGCCATGGGCCTTGGTATGGCACTCGGCATCTTCATCGGACACATTGCGATTCCAGTCGGCGGATCAAGCTTTAGCATTGGTGCCGCGGCTGGCACGCTGATTATCGGCCTGATCTTTGGCAAGCTTGGGCGCATCGGCCCATTTGTTACGGCTGTGCCCTTCACCGCGTGCCAGGTGCTGATTGAACTGGGCCTGCTGATCTTCCTAGCGCAGGCAGGAACGGTCGCAGGTGGGCAGATCATGGAGGCGTTCCGCGGTGGGTCGTGGGTCAAGATCCTCGCCCTCGGCATCATCATCACGCTGATCATGGCGATTGGCCTTTACGTCACGATGCGATGGATCTTCCGCATGGGCGGGACCCGGCTGTCCGGCCTGCTTGGCGGGGCGCAGACCCAACCAGCAGTGCTCGCGTTCGCGAACACGCGTACCGGGGATGACCCCCGGGTCGCCCTCGGATATGCCCTTGTTTACCCGGTGGCGATGGTGGCGAAGATCCTCATCGCGCAGGTGTTGGGCGGGTTGTAG
- a CDS encoding GGDEF domain-containing protein, producing MNQTVAVERRNTVIGWVWIMLSICSAVLALYAQRAVLEGYVAEIAVIVLLGLLVGSLRFSVGTVPMTLTMSLSPMVLSVLYPGQPGGWALFGVWVLAILISCLWSLRSIPETAAVAVLTTVSSAVVICLRGAVPTETIRLIGTDSGGQFLSVALSIIGAFIAALAVAYFAISLQVGASFSQLATSISWSRIVGSALGQSFAGVCIYGLSQWLAQTFSHAGSPTLFAITAGLSLAVVATIGFFASARRQHHRVKREKSLLSALEDIPWAAGVPVAEQMVQRLQQGLPYFDVSLRPGGPTSHKGSYDGRFVTTKPLDLDQPNTTATVRRRAFGRPFTLSDRRYIEAINLLAQESLRSEREVSNMRSIANTDVLTHLPNYRALRAELTDIDTDEDGPGLTGLLYLQLGDLHLINQNYSPETGDHVLQSIGRRLGEITREVEGATAYRIAGDEFAVLMVGLATSREAEQAAWKIHRMVESPVETSRGLVAVTFGQTLVIANNDNPQERARLVSLADKQLLEARRKYVNMAVDGTGYTDGSSMDELVNSGGPTAALVQAIRDDQLRQVYQPIVDRETGKIVALEAIVRFTDAGFGALPVAFLYGESARLGLRATLSRQILEHSVADMSRFRALSPDLRRIQVNITPTELVDHEFTVTYERLRAENPDLEIVLELEASDLMVSPVETRDKASAYARQNDVHIALDDTGTNYSELSALLHYPVRSMKLAANLLPTLSALSEESPTWTFLDGLRTSGLEIIAGDVTAPEEVPYLDRLHVNIVQGPLFGNPVSATEFLTRLDTIGATLG from the coding sequence GTGAACCAAACGGTGGCAGTCGAGCGCCGAAATACTGTGATCGGTTGGGTGTGGATCATGCTGAGCATCTGCTCAGCCGTCCTCGCGCTTTATGCCCAACGTGCAGTTCTAGAAGGCTACGTCGCTGAGATCGCCGTCATTGTTCTGCTCGGTCTTCTGGTTGGCTCACTGCGATTCTCCGTCGGAACCGTACCGATGACCCTGACAATGAGCCTGTCCCCCATGGTGTTGAGTGTTCTCTACCCGGGACAACCCGGAGGGTGGGCACTGTTTGGCGTGTGGGTGCTCGCCATCCTGATCTCCTGTCTTTGGAGCCTGCGTAGCATCCCGGAAACTGCCGCCGTCGCCGTGCTCACCACCGTGTCCTCCGCCGTCGTCATCTGCCTGCGAGGTGCAGTTCCAACGGAAACCATAAGGCTGATTGGAACAGACAGCGGCGGCCAGTTTCTCAGCGTCGCACTCTCCATCATCGGCGCGTTCATCGCCGCCCTTGCAGTCGCCTACTTTGCCATATCGCTGCAAGTGGGAGCCTCATTCTCCCAGCTGGCAACCAGCATTTCCTGGTCTCGGATTGTCGGGAGTGCCCTCGGCCAATCGTTCGCAGGCGTCTGCATCTATGGGCTGTCACAATGGCTGGCACAGACCTTCTCCCATGCCGGATCCCCAACCCTTTTCGCAATAACTGCGGGCTTGAGCTTGGCGGTCGTCGCAACGATTGGGTTCTTCGCTTCGGCTCGGCGCCAACACCACAGGGTCAAAAGGGAGAAGTCCCTACTCTCAGCACTGGAGGACATTCCTTGGGCCGCTGGCGTTCCCGTAGCAGAACAGATGGTGCAACGTCTCCAACAGGGCCTGCCCTACTTTGATGTCAGCCTCCGCCCTGGGGGCCCAACTAGCCATAAGGGCAGCTACGACGGCCGCTTCGTCACCACGAAGCCCTTGGACCTGGATCAGCCCAACACCACGGCAACCGTTCGGCGCCGCGCATTCGGCAGGCCTTTCACCCTCTCAGACCGGCGCTACATTGAAGCCATCAACCTTCTGGCCCAAGAGTCTCTGCGCTCTGAGCGAGAAGTCTCCAACATGCGCTCGATCGCCAACACTGACGTGCTGACCCACCTCCCCAACTACCGGGCGCTGCGTGCCGAACTAACAGACATTGACACGGACGAGGACGGCCCGGGTTTGACTGGCCTCCTCTACCTGCAGCTGGGCGACCTGCACCTGATCAACCAGAATTACAGTCCTGAAACCGGTGACCACGTCCTGCAGAGTATTGGTCGGCGTCTGGGCGAAATCACCAGGGAGGTCGAGGGCGCAACGGCGTACCGCATCGCAGGGGACGAGTTCGCAGTCTTAATGGTTGGGCTTGCCACCAGCAGGGAAGCCGAGCAGGCAGCCTGGAAGATACACCGCATGGTTGAAAGCCCCGTAGAGACCAGCCGCGGACTTGTGGCTGTCACATTCGGGCAGACCCTGGTCATTGCCAACAATGACAATCCCCAGGAGCGTGCACGCCTAGTGTCTCTTGCTGACAAGCAGCTCTTGGAGGCACGCCGCAAGTACGTAAACATGGCGGTCGATGGCACGGGATATACGGATGGGTCCAGCATGGACGAACTGGTGAATTCGGGAGGGCCAACAGCCGCCCTCGTCCAAGCGATCCGCGACGACCAACTCCGCCAGGTCTACCAGCCAATAGTTGACCGTGAAACCGGGAAAATCGTGGCCCTCGAGGCGATTGTGCGTTTCACTGACGCGGGTTTCGGCGCACTCCCCGTCGCGTTCCTTTACGGTGAATCCGCACGGTTGGGGCTACGCGCCACACTCTCCCGGCAAATCCTGGAACACTCAGTTGCGGACATGTCGCGTTTCCGCGCGCTCAGCCCCGATCTGCGCCGCATCCAAGTCAACATCACCCCAACCGAACTCGTGGATCACGAGTTCACGGTGACATATGAGAGGCTGCGAGCAGAAAACCCCGACCTGGAAATAGTGCTTGAACTGGAAGCGTCCGACCTGATGGTTTCTCCAGTCGAGACACGCGACAAGGCGTCGGCCTACGCAAGACAGAACGATGTCCACATCGCCCTCGACGACACCGGCACCAACTACTCTGAGCTGTCAGCCCTTCTTCACTACCCCGTCAGGTCAATGAAGCTGGCGGCAAACCTCCTGCCCACTTTGAGTGCCTTATCTGAAGAGTCGCCGACATGGACATTCCTTGATGGCCTCCGCACCAGCGGGCTTGAGATCATCGCCGGTGACGTTACAGCACCCGAAGAAGTCCCCTACCTTGATCGCCTTCACGTCAACATTGTCCAGGGCCCACTGTTTGGCAACCCAGTCTCCGCAACCGAGTTCCTCACCCGGTTGGACACCATAGGCGCAACCCTCGGCTAG
- a CDS encoding chitinase, which yields MSTRFPGRRFSVRRLFIFVAVVIALVCGTVLAVAYQVQAFKPLRTPWTGGYVDVTETPTFQLESRTGSGQKNLVLAFIVADDGTCSPSWGNYYTPDEANTDLDLDRRIAQFHKSGRTLMLSFGGAHNTDLARACSSAPELADAMGSVIDRYGARAIDLDIEGDALDDVASQKLRSDAVRILQERMSDRGETLAVWLTLPADRAGLTNRGVGVVQQALQSGVNLTGVNLMTMNFGVPSNQVSLADLSTQALQAAHGQITRTLLMSGRIATAPQVWGMLGATPMVGQNDEVDEVFTIEDAIALHSFAQANNLGRLSFWSLNRDQQCDSNYADWQTAVNFCSGIAQDTLEFDAILSSMRDGGADQVLADQVPALPQSSGTLSGADDPATSPYPVWSAQHNYVEGERVVWRHNVYVALWANRDYMPDAVDAQGQTAWRLVGPVLPGETPRELPTVPAGTFPAWDAQAIYDTPDRVEYEGVIYEAKWWTQADSPAASAGSDSSPWRPLTEAEIQEILGADRP from the coding sequence ATGAGCACGCGATTTCCCGGACGACGCTTCTCTGTTCGGAGGCTTTTCATCTTCGTTGCCGTCGTCATCGCCCTCGTCTGCGGAACCGTCCTAGCCGTGGCCTACCAGGTGCAGGCGTTCAAACCGTTGCGGACACCGTGGACGGGTGGCTACGTTGATGTCACGGAGACCCCGACGTTCCAGTTGGAGTCGCGCACCGGGTCTGGGCAGAAGAACCTCGTTTTGGCGTTCATTGTCGCCGATGATGGGACGTGCAGCCCGTCGTGGGGAAACTACTACACTCCGGATGAGGCGAACACCGACCTCGACCTCGACCGCCGCATCGCGCAGTTCCACAAGTCAGGACGCACACTAATGCTGTCTTTCGGCGGAGCGCACAACACAGATTTGGCGCGTGCCTGCTCAAGCGCTCCGGAGTTGGCGGACGCGATGGGGAGCGTCATCGACAGGTACGGTGCGAGGGCGATCGACCTCGACATTGAAGGGGACGCCCTCGACGATGTTGCCAGTCAGAAGCTGCGTAGCGACGCGGTGCGGATCCTTCAGGAGCGCATGAGTGACCGTGGCGAAACCCTGGCGGTTTGGCTGACACTGCCAGCAGACCGAGCCGGCCTGACCAACCGGGGTGTTGGGGTTGTGCAACAGGCGCTGCAGTCGGGCGTGAACCTGACCGGCGTCAACTTGATGACGATGAACTTTGGTGTCCCCTCCAACCAGGTTTCGCTTGCGGATTTGAGTACTCAGGCTCTGCAGGCTGCGCACGGGCAGATTACCCGCACTCTCCTCATGTCAGGGCGGATCGCTACCGCGCCTCAGGTGTGGGGGATGCTAGGCGCAACCCCGATGGTGGGCCAGAATGACGAAGTGGACGAAGTGTTCACGATCGAGGACGCGATCGCGCTGCACTCGTTTGCCCAGGCGAACAACCTTGGTCGGCTCTCCTTCTGGTCGCTGAACAGAGACCAGCAGTGTGACTCAAACTATGCGGACTGGCAGACTGCCGTGAACTTCTGCTCGGGGATTGCTCAAGACACCCTGGAGTTCGACGCGATACTGAGCTCAATGAGGGATGGAGGCGCGGACCAGGTCCTCGCAGATCAGGTGCCCGCGCTGCCGCAGTCAAGCGGGACGTTGAGTGGCGCGGATGATCCAGCAACAAGTCCCTACCCGGTGTGGAGTGCGCAGCACAACTACGTGGAGGGCGAACGGGTTGTGTGGCGCCACAACGTCTACGTGGCGCTGTGGGCGAACCGCGACTACATGCCTGATGCTGTGGACGCCCAGGGGCAGACTGCCTGGCGTCTAGTTGGCCCTGTTCTCCCGGGGGAAACTCCTCGGGAACTGCCGACTGTCCCCGCCGGGACATTCCCCGCGTGGGACGCGCAGGCCATCTATGACACGCCTGACCGGGTTGAGTACGAGGGCGTAATCTACGAGGCGAAATGGTGGACGCAGGCTGACAGTCCAGCGGCCTCGGCGGGAAGTGACAGCTCGCCTTGGCGACCTCTGACGGAGGCTGAGATCCAAGAGATACTGGGCGCAGATCGCCCCTAG